In Streptomyces sp. NBC_00483, a single window of DNA contains:
- the rplI gene encoding 50S ribosomal protein L9, protein MKIILTHEVSGLGTAGEVVDVKDGYARNYLIPRKFAIRWTKGGEQDVAQIRRARKIHEIATIEQANEIKAKLEGTSVRLAVRSGDAGRLFGSVTPADVASAIEAAGGPKVDKRRVELGSPIKSLGGHEASVRLHPEVAAKVNIEVVSA, encoded by the coding sequence ATGAAGATCATCCTGACCCACGAGGTCTCTGGCCTCGGCACCGCCGGCGAGGTCGTCGACGTCAAGGACGGGTACGCCCGTAACTACCTGATCCCGCGGAAGTTCGCTATCCGCTGGACCAAGGGTGGCGAGCAGGACGTGGCGCAGATCCGCCGCGCCCGCAAGATCCACGAGATCGCCACCATCGAGCAGGCCAACGAGATCAAGGCCAAGCTCGAGGGCACCTCGGTCCGTCTGGCCGTCCGCTCCGGCGACGCCGGTCGTCTCTTCGGTTCCGTCACCCCGGCCGACGTCGCCTCGGCGATCGAGGCTGCCGGTGGCCCGAAGGTCGACAAGCGCCGTGTCGAGCTGGGCTCGCCGATCAAGTCGCTCGGTGGCCACGAGGCCTCCGTGCGTCTGCACCCCGAGGTTGCCGCCAAGGTCAACATCGAGGTCGTCTCTGCCTGA